In Trueperella pecoris, the DNA window CGCCTCGCGCATGAGCGCCGAGGAATTTGAGGACTTGACCGAGGCCGAGAAGATGAAGGGTGCCTATTCCTTCTTCGGAGGCGGGCACGATCTTATTTTGGGTCGGCGTCATTTCGTGGACGGGGCGAGCGACGATACGCAGCTGGCATCGTCGGGAACGCTCACGCCGCAGGAACACGAGTGGTACATGCGCCTCACCGTCGATTCCATGCGCGACCTCTACGAGTCGAATCGCTACGTTCGCTACGTCCAGGTCTTCCAGAATTGGCTTAAACCCGCCGGCGCGTCTTTTGATCATCTCCACAAGCAGCTGGTGGCCATTGACCAGCGCACCGTCAACGGCCGCATGGAGGTGGAAAAGGTTCGCCGTAATCCGAACCTCTACAACGAAGCCGGGGTGAACTACGCCGGCTACCACAACCTCATCATCGCCGAGAACAAGCACGCGGTCGCGATCGCTGGCTTTGGCCACCGCTACCCGTCCCTGGAGATCTGGTCGAAGTCGGCGCACATTCAGCCCTGGGAGCACAGCCGCGACGAGCTGCGCGCGATGTCGGACCTCGTTCATGCCATGCACGCCGCCACCGGCGCGGACGTACCCACCAATGAAGAGTGGTACACCAAGCCAATGGATTCGGACGTCAACATGCCCTGGCGCATTCTGCTCAAGTGGCGTGTGTCCACGCTCGCCGGGTTCGAGGGCGGCTCGAAGATCTACGTCAATACGATTGACCCTTGGTCATTGCGAGACCGGGTTGTCCCCCGCCTCCTCGAGCTTCGCGCCGAGGGCAAGCTCGCGGCAAACATTTCGATCGCCACGGAGTGCTCGGGCGAGGTCAACATGCTCAAGTACAACCCGGCGCTGTAGCAGGATGGTGCGGATTATTCACCGAAAGCCGGAAGAATAACAGCTCCAAGCACAGGAGATGCCAGGAGCTTGTCGACGACATGCGCGTTGTCACTACCTATGATCGTGTATGGAGCATCGGGCAACGAGTTGAAAAACCAGGAACGACTATCGGGCCATGCCGCTACGACCTGGGAGAAAGGGCTATCCCAGCGTTGCCGGTAATAGGCGAACGGTGGCATGTCGTCCGTGCGATAAAGCATGAAATTAAACCGCTCACCGAAGATGAACGTGCCATCCTCATCCACAAAACCGAGCGAGTGCCCCCAATCCTCACCAAAGTGGCCCGCGTAGAGTGCGAGGTTAAGAGAGCACGATGTCTCGACGAGGATCTGATCGAGCTCTCTTTCTTGTTCGATTGACAGCGGGTTGTGGTGCGGGACCTCGCGAGCAAAAGGCGGGTGACGCGTGAGATCCCATTGTGCTCCGGGGCTCGCCACGCCCACGGTATAAGCGAAAGGTATCGGCGTGAGACAGTCACCTTTTTGGGCAAAACGCGCGAAGTAATCTGCTTCGTGAAAGGCAATTTTCATAACGACCTAGCGCTCCCCCAATTGAACAATAGTGAAGTATCCATATTATTCACTGCTTCTCACATCCGAGTTGCCGAAGGAGTTTCCAATGGAAAACCTACTATTTAGCTCGGCCTTATGCTTCGCAATTGTCACGGGAGCCCTATCCAACTCCCTTGGCACGCAGGCTAGCATAGAGATCCTCTCCGACAACGAGCCCCAAATCGTTGATCTTGAACAGAATGGAGAGGAGTTTACTTTCAAGCTCACGATACCTTTAGATTCTATCCATGAAAATGCTGCGAGCAATAGCTCACGTCTTGCAGAATGAGTGCGAAGAGTTGCCCAGGGGAGTTCATTTGTTAAATCCAGCGCGAAAGGTATTGAAATTACATGCTCAGGAGCCTTTGATTTCCCTCACCCCTCATCAACTACAAGACAAAGAACAATCAATGCGCACCTAACGGCAGCATGTACTGGAACGGGGGGATTCCCATACTTAGTGAAAGTAACATCAACCGCAAGGATGATAGATAGCTCAGGAAGACGCGGGATACCGGTGACAAAATCAGGCTTTGGCTCAGCAAGGACCTACGGAGACCTCGCATGCGTGTACTCCCCGAGGACCAAGCTGTTGGGAACGTAACGCTAGCATATCCAAACGGGAAATATAGGAACATTTCCCTAGCGAGCCGAGCATTAGAATTTAAACTCGTCGGCAATAGGTGTGTCCGGGCATGATACACGGCGAACTATTTTAAGCCAGCAGGCGGTTAACCGTCTCGGAAGCAGGGTTGGCCAGCAACTGTTCGGCGGTGCCGAGCTGGATGAGCCGGCCGTCGTGCATGACGCCGATGAGGTCGGCAACGTTCAACGCCTCCTCCCGATCGTGCGTGACGTAGATGGCCGTGGCGTCGACGGCCTTAAGAATAGTGCGCAGCTGGGCTGAGAGCCGGGTGCGCAGGATGCGGTCGAGAGCGGAGAGCGGCTCATCGAGAAGGACCAGCTCCGGGCGCGGGGCAAGGGTACGCGCTAGGGCGACACGCTGGGCTTGCCCACCGGAAAGGGTGACGATCGGCCGGTTCTCATAGCCTGGCAAGCCCACAAGCTCGAGCAGTTCGGCCACGCGCGCGCTCCGCTCAGGCTTCGGCAGTTTGCGCACTTCGAGGCCGTAGGCGATATTGCGCGCCACCGATCTGTGTGGAAAGAGTTGCCCGCTTTGGAAAACCATCCCGATATTGCGTTCGTGAACGGGCACGCTACTGACGTCGCGTCCGTTGAGAATCACACGGCCCGACGCCGTCTCCAGACCCGCGACCGTCCGCAACAGCGAAGACTTGCCCGAACCGGACTCGCCCAAGAGCGCCACGATCGTTCCCGTGGGCACGTCCAGGCTCACATGGTCCACCGCATGGACGGGCGGCTCGGCGTAGCTGAGGTCGATATTCTCCAGCGTCAGCATGATTTCTCCTTAAAATGCGCCCCGAGCGCCACGCGGGCGGAGCACATCAGTGACGAACATGAGCGTGCCAGTCAGGCCCGCGAGGATCACCGAGCCGGCGAGTGCCATCCCATAATTATCCACGCCCGGCCGGCCAAGAAGCTTGGAAATCAGCACGGGAAGAGTCTGGTAATCGGGGCTGGCCAGGAATGAGGTCGCACCAAACTCACCCAGGGAAATCGCAAAAGCAAAACCGAACGCAACCCCCAGACCGCGGGCCATGATCGGAAGGTCGATCGTCGCCATGACCCGCGCCGGGCTCGCACCGAGCGTCGCAGCAGCCTCACGCATCCTCGGGTCAATCGCACGCAAAATCGGCACAAGCGAGCGCACCACCAGCGGCAACGCCACCACGGCTTGGGCCAGCGGGACGATCACGCCCACCGGCAGCGACTGCACCCGGCCCCACGTAACCAAAAAACCGAAGCCCACCGTCACCGCACTGATTCCCAGCGGCAACAGCACGACTCCGTCAAGAACCCGTTGGCCCGCGCGCGCGAGAGGCATGCGCGGGCGGCGCGACAAAGCCAAGGCGAGAATCACGCCAACAGCCAGGGCAACCACGGCGGCATCCAAGGCGATGCGGGCCGAATGATCGAGCGCATCAAGGACCGAGGTGCCCCCAGAAAAGCCCGCCCCCGGCCGACCTAGCGCGAGGTAATTGTGGAACGTCCACTCACCGCCCGAACGCAGCGACCCCACCACCAAGGCCACCATCGGAGCCGCAAGAAAAAGCAAAGAACCGGCGGTGATCACCAACGCCGGGATCGCCTCGCGCGTCACGCGCTGCGGGCGGTGAACCGACACCGACAGCGCCCGCTCCGTCCGCGACGAAAGCGCCGTCGACACCACGAGGGCAAAAACAACAATGACGAGCTGAAGGATCGACAACACGGCGGCATGATCCAAGTTCAGGTACGACGTCGTTTGCACATAAATCTCAGACTCAAGCGTGCCATAACCCGGACGCCCCAAGGTCTGCACAATGCCGAAACTCGTGGCACAAAACAAGAAAACAAGGCCGCCACCAGCCGCAATAGAAGGGCCCAGCTGTGGCAACGTCACCGTGAAGAAGGCGCGCGCCGGACTCGCTCCCAGCGTCCGGGCCGCCGCCGTCAAATCCGCGATCCCCGCCCACATCGAGCCAACGGTTCGCACAATCACCGCATAATTGAAGAAGACCATGGCCAGGACGACCGCCGTCGTCGACTGATCAAAGCCCAAGAAACCCAACGGACCCGACGGGTCAAACAAGGCGCGGAAAGCCACACCCACCACCACGGTCGGCAACGCAAACGGGGCAGTCGCAAACGCCCGCATGAACCTGCGCCCCGGCAGACGCAGGCGATACAAAACATAGGCCCCCGGGATACCAAGGACGAGCGAACCCATCGTCGCCACCACCGCCATCCCCAGCGTCTGGCCCACAATCCGCCACGTCCGGCCGCTACCCAACACCTCCCAGGCCACCGGCGCGCTCGACATGCCCAAGCCCAGCATCCTGCCCACCGGCCAAAGAAAAAAGAGCGCAAGGAAGACCAGCGGCACAGTCAACGCCAATGCCCACCCGGCCACAGTCGGAACAATCTTCCTTGCGCTCATCGAAACCGGCGTCGTTAACGATTCTCGAACAGACCCGACCAGGTCTTCTGCCACGCCTCGCGGTTCTTAGCCACCTTCGCCGGATCCGGAACGATCGAATCGGCCGGGCGCGTCGCGTACTTGGCCCACTCCGCAGGCAACTCCACATCAGCAACCGGGTACATATACATCTTCTCCGGAATATCCTTCTGGACTGTCTCCGACAGCATGAAATCAATGAACTTCCGGGCGCCGTCCTCATTCTTCGCACCCTTAACCACGCCGGCATACTCGGCCTGCGCGACGCACGTACCCGGCACGTTCACAAAAGCGCCCTTCCCGTAGGCTGGCGAAGACGCATAAGACAACACGAGCGGATAGGCACCCTTGCCGTCGGCAGCCGAGAAATCAGTGTAGAAAGCGTCCGACCACGAGTCGACCACCTTCGTGCCATTCTTGAACATATCCGTCCAGTACTGCTGCCAGCCATCACCTAGCTGCTCGATTGATCCCACCAGGAACGCTAGACCCGGGCTGGACACCACCGGGTTGGTCACAACCAAGAGATCCTTGTACTCGGGCTTGGTCAAATCCTTGAACGACGTCGGCAGCTCAAGGTTGTGCTCCTTGAAGTAGGCCGGATCCGCGTTGAGGCACACATCGCCGGCGTCGATCGCCGTCAGCGCACCAATGCGCATCTTCGCACCCGGATCCTTCTCCGGCGTGTAATCCGCGATCACACCTTCATCAAGCGCACGCTGAGCCGAGAAGTTGTCGATGCCGAACACGGCGTCAACAGTCGGATTGTCCTTGTTTAAAATGAGCTGATTGAGCACCATACCCGCGTCGCCCGGAGCCGTGGTTGCCAGCTTCATGCCCGTTTCTTTCTCAAACTTGGCTTTAGCCTCGTCCGAGATCGAAAAAGAATCGTGGGTGAGAACCGTGATCGTGTCACCCGTGGTGAGTTTGGCTTGGTCTACCGCCGAGCACCCGGTCAGCGTGGCAGATAATGTAAGAACGGAGATCAGGCTGAGGGCCTTCTTCATGTTTCCTCCCATATCTTCGGGAGAGCCCGGGCATCATCCGCTGGAAATTCCGCCAGCCTCCACGGCCACCGTCACTTCCAGGGCACACGCCCAGGGAGAGCTCGACTTCCTTCGCCGGTGCTAACCGGAGCAGGTTCGAGGGTCTGCAGCACCTTGCCGCACTCTCAGCGCACACGCGCTCCCCTGTCGTGCTTTAAGAGTAGCAGTTGACTTGCGAACATTCGATGCGGGGAAAACGGGCCGATCTTCGCCCAGGCGAATCCAGGCGAAGACCGGCCCACACGCATCCAATGTCGCGAGGCTAGCCCTCGGCTAGGCTCCGTACCATTCCGCCGCCTTGCGCTTGAGAGCCGTGCTCACAACGGCGGTCACCACGGCGGTGACGGCGGTGAACACAACAAGGTCACGCATTGGCATCTGCATCATCTCGTCTTCGTCAACCGGGCGTTGCTTGCCAAGGCCCTTTTCCCACACCTGGTTTACCACCACATTCGACGCAACCCCGGCCGCGCCCGCGATACCCATCGTGATGAGCTTCCAACCAATGTTCATAATTCCTCCCAAGGATGTTTCTGTCCCATTATCCCAGCGGCCAGCGCGCCTGTCATGACGAAATCACTGCTAGCTTCAGGCAATTGCGAAGGTGCGTGTGGGACGTTGCCGGCCGGGCCCGTTACGCGCGGTCGTCTCCGGACTTCATGTCCTCACCCAGCTCGTCAATGAGCAGCGCCGACTTGTCGATTCGACCCGTCCGATACCCCGCCCGCGACAGCATGTGGGCCGAGATTGGGGAGGTAATGAGCTGAAAACCGATGACGAGCATCATCGTCCAAGTCATCGTCGCGCTTTGGACCATGAGGCACACGCCGAGCATGAGCATGATCAGCGACAGCACCTGCGGCTTGGTGGCCACGTGCTGGCGAGCGAGCAGGTCCGGGTAACGGTAGGCGCCGATAGCGGCGATGAAGGTAAAGATCGATCCGCCCGCGATGAGCGCAACCCCGAGGTAGTCGGCAAGCTGTTCCATTACGGCTCCATCCTTTCTACCGCCGTCGCGCCACCGTGCTTTGGCCCGACCTCAGTGACGTCCTCCGTGTCCACGTCCGTACCGGAGAAATCCACAGCATCCGGATCGTACAAATCACCTGGATCGGAGCTTCTCCCGCCGTTTGTCGGCTCTCCTGGGCCGCCAGCCGGGCTCTCTACTCGGCGCACCCGCCAAACCCTGTGAGATTTCCGCCCAAATCGCCAAGTGTGTTCACCAAAAACCACATTCTCACGACTTTTGGCGGCCGACCCACCCATCCCGCCCTGCAGCGGGGTAATGAAGCGTGCGAGCGTGGCAGATCCGACGAATCCGATGAGGGAAAGCGCAATGAACAAGGCGAGCAGATCCTCGCGGCGCGTGATCGCCGCGAGAACCGCCACTCCTCCGATCAGTATCGAGGTCAGGAAGTCCACGGAGACCATCCGATCCAGCGAGGTCGGCCCCTTGACCAGCCGCACCGTGACCAATAGCGCCGAGACTACCAAGAGGGCGATACATGCACCGAGAACATAGATCACTGTTCCACCTCCGCCTGAAGTGCGTTTCCGGCGATGCGGCGGGTGCGCGCCTGGCGTTCGTCCCGCTTGGCATGCTGCGCCTGAACAACCGCGGCCGATTGAGCGGTGCCGAATTCGCGCGGCGCTCCCGTCGCGGGCGCGTAGGGCACGGGCAGGCGCCCGGCCCGCCTCGAGGAACTAGGCACGTAGCCTGCGTCCACCAGCTCGTCGTGCGAGGCAAACGCGCGCAACACCCGTTCTTCCAGCTCGAGGACGGTGCGGTGGATGCCCTCGATCCCGCCGGCCAGATGCGTGTCGAAGACGTGGACGTAGAGCGTGCCCGTCACGCGATGCGCCTCCACCACCACCGAGCCCGGCACGAGCGCCGTCATTCCCGAGATCATCGCCAGATACACGTCTGAGTGCGATCGCAGGTGGACGCGGATGATTGCGGCTTGGGGCTGGCGGCCGGAGAGGATGAATCGTGCCATTTGGAAGGAGGAGTGGACGATGTCGAACAGGAAATGTGTCATCAGGTGGATGACGGCGATCGGGCGCGACCGCCCGTCGAAGGGCACGTATGGGAATGGCGCGACGGTGGTGACGAAGAGCGCGACGATGATTCCTGAGAGGAACGTGCCGGTGGAGGGGTCTGCCCAGAGGAGGACCCACACGAGCATGAGCCAGGCAAGCATTCCCACCGAAGCGTGGGGGAAGCGCCCGGGGCGGCGCGCCGCCCGGCGGATGGCGCGCGCGGATTTGGTGTTGACGACGCCGTCGGTGGACCTACCCGCGCCCCTGGCTGTCATACCTGCGGGACCCGTGGCGGCGGATCGGCTGCGCGTTTCACTCATGGGTGCCTCCCTCGCCGGAGTCCTTGGAGTCGCCGGTGCCGCGCCCGTCCTCGGGTAGGACGGCCACGATGTAGGGCGAGCGCGCTTTGAGTTCGGCGGCGGCGTCAAGGGTGAACTTGTTGATCGGGCCAGCCCAGAACGAGATGACGAGGGAGAAGATGACGAGCGCGCCCGCGGCCCCGCTCATACCCCACGGGATGGGTTTGGTGGGCAGCGGCTCGGGCGCGGTCTGCCAAAACGCCATGTTCCATGCGCGCGCCACCGCGTAGAGGGTGAGCAGGGAGCATATGATTCCGGTGGCGATCAAGGCCCAGTCGATCCAGGCGGATCGTGACACCGAGGCCTGTATGAGGCCGACCTTCCCGAAGAAGCCTGACCCCGGCGGGATGCCCGCTAGGTTCAATGCCGGCACGATGTAAAGGGCCGCAAGCATGGGTGCAAATTTTGCAAGCGATCCCAGGCGCACCAACGACGTCGTGCCGCCGCGGCGCTCGATGAGCCCTACGACGAGGAAGAGTGCCGTCTGCACGGTGATGTGGTGGACGGCGTAGTAGATGGTGGCCCCGAGCCCAATGGTGGACGATAGGGAGATTCCCCAGATCATGTAGCCGATGTGCGAAACGAGGGTGAAGGACAACAGTCGCTTGATGTCCTGCTGGGCGACCGCACCGAGGATGCCCATGAGCATGGTTGCGATAGCGATCATGGCGATGACGAGCGTGAGCCGGTTGTAGGGGAAGAGCAGGGTCTGGGTGCGGATGATGGCGTAAACCCCAACCTTGGTCAGCAGGCCCGCGAAGACGGCGGTGACGGGCGCGGGGGCTGTGGGGTAGGAGTCGGGCAGCCAGGCTGAGAGCGGGAAGACCGCGGCTTTGATGCCGAAGCCGACGAGGAGCATAACTTGGATGGTGAGCCGCACACCGGGGTCGATCTCGGGTAGGCGCAGCGCCAGTTGGGCGAGGCTGACGGTGCCCGTGGCCGCGTACGCCATCGCGATGCCCACGAGGAAGACCACCGACGACACGAGTGAGACGACCACGTAGACGGTTCCCGAACGGATCCGGTCTCGCGTCCCACCCAGCGTGATGAGCACGAACGACGCCGTCAACAGCAGTTCGAAGCCGACGTAAATGTTGAACAGGTCCCCGCTGAGGAACGCGTGGGAAACTCCCGCCGAGAGGAGGAGGAAGGCGGGGTGGTAGACGGCGATGGGTGCGGCGTCGTCGCCGTCGGCCACGCCTTGGGCGAGGGAGTAGAGCAGGACGATGAGCGTAACGGTGACGGAGGTGAAGAGCATGATGGCGCTGAGGCGGTCCGCGACCATGGAAATGCCGATGGGCGCGGCCCAGCTGGCGACGTCGAGGACGACGGGGCCTGCCATGGACATGTAGAGGAGCGCGACGGCGACCACCCACACGGCGCCGAGGATACTCGCTGAGAGGATGCCTTGGAGGCGGCGAACCGAGGCGAAGGCGAGCGAGAGCCCGGCGCCAAAGATCGGCAGAACAACCGGGAGAGCAACAAGGAAGTCCCAATTCATCGGCTTACCTCCTCGTCTTCAATTTCGTCATGAACCTCAGCAGCGTGGTCTTCAATGGCAGCTGGCTTGTCGGCGCGAGCATCGAGCTTAGCTTCCTCGGAGCGCGCCGCAATACGCCGGTCTTCGAGGTCATCTTGGACTTCGTCATTGCCGTTGAGCTGCCAGGAACGGTAGGCCATCGCGAGGAGGAAGCCGGTCACCGCCAGTGACAGCACAATTGCGGTGAGCATCATTGCCTGGACCAGTGGATCGGCCATGTCCTCTGGGCGCGCCTGGCCGACCATGGGCGGTTCGCCGGAGGGCCCTCCTGCGATCAGCATCAAGATATTAACGCCGTTGGTTACCGCGACCAACCCTAAGACGATCCTCGACAGTGAGCGTTCAAGAACCAGATAAACTCCCACGGCCACGAGCGCGCCCGCAAGTATTGCCAATGCAAGGGATGATGTCACTTGTCGGCCTCCTCGGTGATCCCAATAAGCGTGCTGGTAGTGGCCGGGTCAGTGGCGACAGTGGTTAGGCCGGTCTTGGGGTCGACCTCGCCCGGGCGAGACGGGCTCGCCTGAGGCTCCTGGCGGGTGCCCGGCTCCGCGCCGGTGTGCAGCGTCGGAGGGGCGGAGACGACGTCGTCAAAATCGCGGGCCTGTTCGGCGTCGGTCATCTCGCGGCGGGAATCGGCCGACGGGCGGATTTCGACTTCCTCGTCCTCGACGCCCTCGAGCTCCCCGTGGCGGTCGATTTCGGCGCCCAGCGAGCGAAGTATGTCCAACACCAGTCCAACGACAACGAGGTAGACGCCGATGTCGAAGAAGATCGCGGTCGCGATCTTGACCTCACCGAAGCCCCACATCACGAACTCGATCTTGGCTGATTGGAGGATTGTTCCTCCAAGAGCGACGGGAATGAGGGCAGCCAGACCCGCAATGGATAGGCCTGTCCCCATGAGGTGACCCGGATGTAGCGGAACGGCGGCACCCAACTCGTAGCGTCCACCCGCCACATAACGTAAAACGAGGGCGATACCCGCAAGAAGGCCACCCGCGAAGCCGCCGCCCGGCGCGTTGTGGCCGGCAAAGAGGAAGAAAAGGGAAACCGCGAGGATGGTGTGAAAGATCAGCCTCGTGCCAACTTCAACGATGACGGAGCGGCGCCAAAATGGGAGTTGGTCGCTGCCCTCCAACCAACGTCGGTTGCGCCCGGGCGCGGTTACTGAGGATTCGATGGCTCGCGCGCGCACGCGCCGCCAGGTGGGTCCGCCAAGGTCGCGAGTGGGGCGGACGATTTGGCCGGCCACGCTCGTCGCGGGCGTGCGCAGGTTGCGGAACCGGTCGATGCGCCCGCCGCGGTCACGGATGAAGAGAAGGGATGAGATGCCGATCGCGCAGGCCACAACCACGGAGATTTCGCCGAACGTGTCCCAGGCGCGAATATCTACGAGCGTGACGTTGACGATGTTCTTGCCGTACCCGTACACGTAGGCCTCGTCGTGGAAGTCGATCGCGATGGGGGCGTGTACGCGCGCCCCCGCGGCGACGACGCCAAGCAGCGCCGTCATCGCGCCGAAGCCGGCCGCCACCGCGAGGCGCCACCAGCGAGAGCCGCGCAGCGGCCGATGGGAGAAGTATTGCGGCAGGCGGCGGAGCACGAGGACGAAGACGACGAGCGTCATCGTATCCACTAATGCTTGGGTCAAGGCCAGATCCGGGGCGCCGTAGAGTTCGTAGATGAGGGCCACTCCGTAGCCCGAAATCCCCATCAGGAGGACGGCCTTGAGGCGTTGGCGAGCCCCCGCAGCCAACAGTGCCGTGAGGATGGTCAGCACGGCGACGACGGCCTGAGCCACGGAGTCGTAGGGCCGCACGGGCAGGCGCGGCGTCCAGTCGCCGAGGGCAACAGCTGCAAGGACCGCAAGCGCCGTGAAGGTGAAGATCGTCGACAGGTAGGCGGGCAGTGAGCCGCGTTGCGTGAGGGCGGTTGCCCGGCCAGAGAGCGAATCGAGGCCGATGATTATGCGATGATAGGCGGTTTCGGCGGCGACGGGGAACTCCCGGGAGGTAAGCGGCTCCACCCGTGCGCGGCCCACAAATAGCCCAAAGCCGAGGGTCAAGATCACCAGGGTCACGACGAACGGGAACCCCAGTCCCGGCCAGGCGACAAGGTGACCGAGCTCGCCCTGAATCTGGCGGGCGTGAGGCGCGAAGACGGCGTCGAGAAGGTGGGCACCCAACCCGAAGACGAGGCTGCCGCTAGCAAGGACCAACACCGGGCCCGTCATGATCCACGAGCGGCGGCTGACCTCCGTCTCTTCGATGCCAGGCTTGGCGGCGAAGGCGCCCCACCAGAAACGAAGCGTGTAGGCGACCGTCAGCACGGATCCGGCCGCGATGGCCACCCACGTCGCGGTCGCTAAGAGGTCGCCGCCAATGAGTGCGTGCAGGGCCGCTTCCTTCGCCACGAAGCCCGCGAAGCCCGGCAGTCCCGCCATGGACATGCCCGCGACCGCCGCGGCCGCAGCCGTCACCGGAATCTTGCGCCCGACCC includes these proteins:
- a CDS encoding DUF4921 family protein — translated: MQAYEAFAEPLRVMADGTIKQLNPFSGTEVWTVPGRANRPLGIRNADPQPIDPSKLGHHCAFCTQRVLETPPEKSRLIRKGDDAEILLTDSVDMLSNQWEFRRVPNLFEILSFDYWAANYNYKLSPAAQLRMDHYLADPAGRAHVMGVLRNKYASRMSAEEFEDLTEAEKMKGAYSFFGGGHDLILGRRHFVDGASDDTQLASSGTLTPQEHEWYMRLTVDSMRDLYESNRYVRYVQVFQNWLKPAGASFDHLHKQLVAIDQRTVNGRMEVEKVRRNPNLYNEAGVNYAGYHNLIIAENKHAVAIAGFGHRYPSLEIWSKSAHIQPWEHSRDELRAMSDLVHAMHAATGADVPTNEEWYTKPMDSDVNMPWRILLKWRVSTLAGFEGGSKIYVNTIDPWSLRDRVVPRLLELRAEGKLAANISIATECSGEVNMLKYNPAL
- a CDS encoding ABC transporter ATP-binding protein produces the protein MLTLENIDLSYAEPPVHAVDHVSLDVPTGTIVALLGESGSGKSSLLRTVAGLETASGRVILNGRDVSSVPVHERNIGMVFQSGQLFPHRSVARNIAYGLEVRKLPKPERSARVAELLELVGLPGYENRPIVTLSGGQAQRVALARTLAPRPELVLLDEPLSALDRILRTRLSAQLRTILKAVDATAIYVTHDREEALNVADLIGVMHDGRLIQLGTAEQLLANPASETVNRLLA
- a CDS encoding ABC transporter permease translates to MAEDLVGSVRESLTTPVSMSARKIVPTVAGWALALTVPLVFLALFFLWPVGRMLGLGMSSAPVAWEVLGSGRTWRIVGQTLGMAVVATMGSLVLGIPGAYVLYRLRLPGRRFMRAFATAPFALPTVVVGVAFRALFDPSGPLGFLGFDQSTTAVVLAMVFFNYAVIVRTVGSMWAGIADLTAAARTLGASPARAFFTVTLPQLGPSIAAGGGLVFLFCATSFGIVQTLGRPGYGTLESEIYVQTTSYLNLDHAAVLSILQLVIVVFALVVSTALSSRTERALSVSVHRPQRVTREAIPALVITAGSLLFLAAPMVALVVGSLRSGGEWTFHNYLALGRPGAGFSGGTSVLDALDHSARIALDAAVVALAVGVILALALSRRPRMPLARAGQRVLDGVVLLPLGISAVTVGFGFLVTWGRVQSLPVGVIVPLAQAVVALPLVVRSLVPILRAIDPRMREAAATLGASPARVMATIDLPIMARGLGVAFGFAFAISLGEFGATSFLASPDYQTLPVLISKLLGRPGVDNYGMALAGSVILAGLTGTLMFVTDVLRPRGARGAF
- a CDS encoding thiamine ABC transporter substrate-binding protein, which translates into the protein MKKALSLISVLTLSATLTGCSAVDQAKLTTGDTITVLTHDSFSISDEAKAKFEKETGMKLATTAPGDAGMVLNQLILNKDNPTVDAVFGIDNFSAQRALDEGVIADYTPEKDPGAKMRIGALTAIDAGDVCLNADPAYFKEHNLELPTSFKDLTKPEYKDLLVVTNPVVSSPGLAFLVGSIEQLGDGWQQYWTDMFKNGTKVVDSWSDAFYTDFSAADGKGAYPLVLSYASSPAYGKGAFVNVPGTCVAQAEYAGVVKGAKNEDGARKFIDFMLSETVQKDIPEKMYMYPVADVELPAEWAKYATRPADSIVPDPAKVAKNREAWQKTWSGLFENR
- a CDS encoding DUF4235 domain-containing protein, which encodes MNIGWKLITMGIAGAAGVASNVVVNQVWEKGLGKQRPVDEDEMMQMPMRDLVVFTAVTAVVTAVVSTALKRKAAEWYGA
- the mnhG gene encoding monovalent cation/H(+) antiporter subunit G, with the translated sequence MEQLADYLGVALIAGGSIFTFIAAIGAYRYPDLLARQHVATKPQVLSLIMLMLGVCLMVQSATMTWTMMLVIGFQLITSPISAHMLSRAGYRTGRIDKSALLIDELGEDMKSGDDRA
- a CDS encoding monovalent cation/H+ antiporter complex subunit F yields the protein MIYVLGACIALLVVSALLVTVRLVKGPTSLDRMVSVDFLTSILIGGVAVLAAITRREDLLALFIALSLIGFVGSATLARFITPLQGGMGGSAAKSRENVVFGEHTWRFGRKSHRVWRVRRVESPAGGPGEPTNGGRSSDPGDLYDPDAVDFSGTDVDTEDVTEVGPKHGGATAVERMEP
- a CDS encoding Na+/H+ antiporter subunit E, which gives rise to MSETRSRSAATGPAGMTARGAGRSTDGVVNTKSARAIRRAARRPGRFPHASVGMLAWLMLVWVLLWADPSTGTFLSGIIVALFVTTVAPFPYVPFDGRSRPIAVIHLMTHFLFDIVHSSFQMARFILSGRQPQAAIIRVHLRSHSDVYLAMISGMTALVPGSVVVEAHRVTGTLYVHVFDTHLAGGIEGIHRTVLELEERVLRAFASHDELVDAGYVPSSSRRAGRLPVPYAPATGAPREFGTAQSAAVVQAQHAKRDERQARTRRIAGNALQAEVEQ
- a CDS encoding Na+/H+ antiporter subunit D; amino-acid sequence: MNWDFLVALPVVLPIFGAGLSLAFASVRRLQGILSASILGAVWVVAVALLYMSMAGPVVLDVASWAAPIGISMVADRLSAIMLFTSVTVTLIVLLYSLAQGVADGDDAAPIAVYHPAFLLLSAGVSHAFLSGDLFNIYVGFELLLTASFVLITLGGTRDRIRSGTVYVVVSLVSSVVFLVGIAMAYAATGTVSLAQLALRLPEIDPGVRLTIQVMLLVGFGIKAAVFPLSAWLPDSYPTAPAPVTAVFAGLLTKVGVYAIIRTQTLLFPYNRLTLVIAMIAIATMLMGILGAVAQQDIKRLLSFTLVSHIGYMIWGISLSSTIGLGATIYYAVHHITVQTALFLVVGLIERRGGTTSLVRLGSLAKFAPMLAALYIVPALNLAGIPPGSGFFGKVGLIQASVSRSAWIDWALIATGIICSLLTLYAVARAWNMAFWQTAPEPLPTKPIPWGMSGAAGALVIFSLVISFWAGPINKFTLDAAAELKARSPYIVAVLPEDGRGTGDSKDSGEGGTHE
- a CDS encoding Na(+)/H(+) antiporter subunit C is translated as MTSSLALAILAGALVAVGVYLVLERSLSRIVLGLVAVTNGVNILMLIAGGPSGEPPMVGQARPEDMADPLVQAMMLTAIVLSLAVTGFLLAMAYRSWQLNGNDEVQDDLEDRRIAARSEEAKLDARADKPAAIEDHAAEVHDEIEDEEVSR